In Chelonia mydas isolate rCheMyd1 chromosome 10, rCheMyd1.pri.v2, whole genome shotgun sequence, a single window of DNA contains:
- the ATP6V0C gene encoding V-type proton ATPase 16 kDa proteolipid subunit isoform X2 has translation MYHICILLPSLGAAYGTAKSGTGIAAMSVMRPELIMKSIIPVVMAGIIAIYGLVVAVLIANSLAPGITLFKSFLQLGAGLSVGLSGLAAGFAIGIVGDAGVRGTAQQPRLFVGMILILIFAEVLGLYGLIVALILSTK, from the exons ATGTACCACATTTGCATCTTATTACCCT CCTTGGGAGCTGCTTATGGAACAGCAAAGAGTGGCACAGGTATTGCAGCCATGTCTGTCATGAGGCCTGAACTGATCATGAAGTCAATCATCCCTGTTGTCATGGCTGGTATTATAGCTATCTATGGCCTGGTAGTGGCAGTCCTTATTGCCAACTCCCTTGCACCTGGCATCACACTATTCAA GAGCTTCCTTCAACTGGGTGCTGGCTTGAGTGTGGGCCTCAGTGGTCTGGCTGCTGGCTTTGCCATTGGCATTGTGGGTGATGCAGGCGTACGGGGGACAGCACAGCAGCCCAGGTTATTCGTGGGAATGATCCTGATCTTGATCTTCGCTGAAGTCTTGGGTCTCTATGGCCTCATTGTTGCCCTGATCCTTTCCACAAAGTAA